The following are encoded in a window of Ferribacterium limneticum genomic DNA:
- the mscL gene encoding large conductance mechanosensitive channel protein MscL encodes MGMVQEFKEFAVKGNAMDLAVGVIIGGAFGKIVDSIVGDLIMPLVSRVVGKLDFSNLFFVLGDNPNNLVALAEIKKAGIPVFAYGSFLTILVNFIILAFIIFMMVKQLNRLRNEEPAAAPEAPPTPEDVMLLREIRDSLKK; translated from the coding sequence ATGGGAATGGTCCAGGAATTCAAGGAATTCGCCGTCAAGGGCAACGCGATGGATCTGGCGGTCGGCGTCATCATCGGCGGCGCCTTCGGCAAGATTGTCGATTCCATCGTCGGCGACCTGATCATGCCGTTGGTCAGCCGCGTCGTCGGCAAACTCGATTTCTCCAACCTGTTCTTCGTCCTCGGTGACAACCCGAACAACCTCGTTGCCCTCGCCGAAATCAAGAAGGCGGGCATTCCGGTCTTTGCCTACGGTTCCTTCCTGACCATCCTGGTCAACTTCATTATTCTGGCTTTCATCATCTTCATGATGGTCAAGCAGCTGAACCGTCTGCGTAACGAAGAGCCGGCTGCCGCGCCCGAAGCCCCGCCGACGCCGGAAGACGTCATGCTGCTGCGCGAGATTCGCGATTCGCTGAAGAAATAA
- a CDS encoding YhdP family protein: MPRNPPVIPSDLRIALYHRLHWLWPLLASRAIRVLGWGLFAAWLAFVILVLALRYAVLPQISQYQNEIEQAATRAVGLPVKIGRIEARWQGLNPDLVLNDVVIADRQGAPAFSLTRVEGVLSWQTLWRLRPTLALLAFDGPVLHVRRDANGKITVAGVDAEGESDPAFGEWVLEQKRIRIRDATIVWDDRLRKAPPLVLEDLQFALDNSGRRHRFGLSAAPPDELAARVDIRGEVKGDLGEALEHLSGQIFVELDYADLAGWRAWVDYPVNLPQGRGALRVWGDLDDGAGKLTADVALEELHIRLGRKLPELELASMRGRLEGRYKADEWAVVGHKVELQTQDGIRIAPTDFKVDWRLDPAGAAVNGNASASFLDLAALGRLASYLPLDAQSRELLIRHRPQGQITELKASWSLAGETLKRYSLKAGFRDMGIEAAGIFPGAGGVSGSIDLTEKGGDLRLDSGVSSLSLPAIFPEPDIALDALKAKASWKNSPQGTDIKLEKLEFAGPDAAGSAQGTYRYTGDGPGEVDLTASVERGEGTAVWRYMPHAVNAGARNWIRRGIVGGRGYDGKLILKGNLKDFPFRDGKGGRFIVTAKATGAKVDYADGWPVIDDIDADMSFDTGMRIKANKGRILGASLADVKVDIPDFESHEEMLLVRGIAQGPTSEFFRFIEQSPVAEQIDRFTDGMKAIGNGSLNLELDIPLRHALDTKVRGDYRFQNNQLQPLAGLPMLTQVNGRLLLTENTVSAKDIAGQVFGGPLKVQVKSADGKVGVVATGTASIGEVSKYFGWPLINHLSGNAAWKADIGIRRRNADVVVESDLIGISSPLPDPLNKNATMPLALRIERTAPDAQREQYRITLGKVAQGLIVRKGESWERGVFAVGDAEPRLPDKGLAVRVATSRIDADAWKNFLPEGAAGGADGGGLALNIVTLKTPQLHLFDRDYNQVDVSLRPRDGGWQIGLNTREAVGEVFWKSAGEGWVEGNFKRLVVRPAAEAAEGASSLINTLPGMSLTVDDFYLGEKALGRLELKARNDKGAWHLDTLSLENPDGGLKGKGVWVNAGRHQTRLDFELNAKDAGKLLDRLGYADTMRRGKAKMTGDLQWNGPLTGIHYPSLTGQLNVEAEKGQFNKLEPGVGKLLGLISLQSLPRRLTLDFRDIFSDGLAFDSIDSKLSIRKGIMRTIEPLRISGPSAQIEMQGETDLKAETQDLQVVVRPELGGLAAVGAAALVNPVVGAAALVANTVLRKPLNRLFSYRYHVTGTWADPKVDKAGESTPEAKPEATLEEDSNPMESKP; the protein is encoded by the coding sequence TTGCCGCGAAATCCCCCAGTAATTCCGTCCGATCTGCGAATTGCGCTGTATCACCGGCTGCATTGGCTGTGGCCCCTGCTCGCCAGCCGCGCCATTCGCGTTCTGGGCTGGGGGCTGTTCGCTGCCTGGCTGGCTTTTGTCATCCTGGTGCTGGCCCTGCGCTATGCGGTCTTGCCCCAGATCAGCCAATACCAGAACGAGATCGAGCAGGCAGCGACGCGCGCCGTCGGGCTGCCGGTCAAGATCGGCCGCATCGAGGCGCGCTGGCAGGGGCTGAATCCGGATCTGGTGCTCAATGACGTGGTGATTGCCGACCGTCAGGGCGCTCCGGCTTTCTCGCTGACCCGGGTCGAGGGTGTGCTGTCGTGGCAGACCTTGTGGCGCCTGCGGCCAACGCTGGCCCTGCTGGCTTTCGATGGTCCGGTGCTGCATGTCCGGCGCGATGCCAACGGCAAGATTACGGTGGCCGGCGTTGACGCCGAGGGCGAGAGCGACCCGGCCTTTGGCGAGTGGGTGCTCGAACAGAAGCGCATTCGCATCCGTGATGCGACGATTGTCTGGGACGACCGGCTGCGCAAGGCGCCGCCGCTGGTCCTCGAAGACCTCCAGTTCGCCCTCGACAACAGCGGCCGGCGCCATCGTTTCGGCCTGTCGGCAGCGCCACCCGATGAACTGGCGGCCCGCGTCGATATCCGTGGCGAGGTCAAGGGCGACCTCGGCGAGGCGCTCGAGCATTTGTCCGGGCAGATTTTTGTCGAACTCGATTATGCCGATCTGGCTGGCTGGCGTGCCTGGGTCGATTACCCGGTCAATTTGCCGCAGGGCCGCGGCGCCTTGCGCGTCTGGGGCGATCTCGACGATGGTGCCGGCAAGCTGACGGCCGATGTGGCGCTCGAAGAATTGCACATCCGCCTCGGCCGCAAGCTGCCCGAACTTGAGCTGGCCAGCATGCGCGGCCGTCTCGAAGGGCGCTACAAGGCCGATGAATGGGCGGTTGTCGGCCACAAGGTCGAACTGCAAACGCAGGATGGCATCCGCATCGCGCCGACCGATTTCAAGGTTGATTGGCGACTGGACCCGGCGGGTGCTGCGGTCAACGGCAATGCCAGCGCCAGTTTTCTCGATCTGGCGGCGCTCGGCCGTCTGGCGTCCTATTTGCCGCTCGACGCGCAGAGCCGCGAACTGCTGATCCGCCATCGGCCGCAGGGCCAGATTACCGAATTGAAGGCCAGCTGGTCGCTGGCGGGCGAGACACTGAAACGCTACAGCCTGAAGGCCGGTTTCCGCGACATGGGGATCGAGGCCGCCGGCATTTTTCCTGGCGCCGGGGGCGTTTCAGGGTCGATCGATCTGACGGAAAAAGGCGGTGACCTGAGACTGGATTCCGGCGTTTCCAGCCTGTCCCTGCCGGCCATTTTCCCTGAGCCGGACATCGCGCTCGACGCGCTGAAGGCCAAGGCGAGCTGGAAAAATTCGCCGCAAGGGACCGATATCAAGCTGGAAAAACTCGAATTCGCCGGTCCGGATGCCGCCGGCTCGGCCCAGGGGACGTATCGCTACACCGGCGACGGTCCGGGCGAAGTCGATCTGACGGCCAGCGTCGAACGTGGCGAAGGGACTGCGGTCTGGCGCTACATGCCACACGCCGTCAATGCCGGCGCCCGCAACTGGATACGGCGCGGCATCGTCGGTGGCCGCGGCTACGACGGCAAGCTCATTCTCAAGGGCAACCTCAAGGATTTTCCGTTCCGCGACGGCAAGGGCGGCAGGTTCATCGTCACCGCCAAGGCGACCGGCGCCAAGGTCGATTACGCCGACGGCTGGCCGGTCATCGACGATATCGATGCCGACATGAGCTTCGATACCGGCATGCGGATCAAGGCTAACAAGGGCCGCATCCTGGGTGCCTCACTGGCAGATGTGAAAGTCGACATCCCGGATTTCGAATCGCACGAAGAGATGTTGCTGGTCCGCGGCATCGCCCAGGGGCCGACCAGCGAGTTCTTCCGTTTCATCGAGCAGAGCCCGGTGGCCGAGCAGATCGATCGCTTCACCGATGGCATGAAGGCGATTGGCAACGGCAGCCTGAATCTCGAGCTGGATATTCCGCTGCGCCATGCGCTCGATACCAAGGTGCGCGGCGACTATCGTTTCCAGAATAACCAGTTGCAGCCGCTGGCCGGCTTGCCGATGCTGACGCAGGTCAATGGGCGCCTGTTGCTAACCGAAAATACCGTGTCGGCAAAGGATATCGCCGGCCAGGTTTTTGGTGGGCCGCTCAAGGTCCAGGTGAAGAGCGCCGACGGCAAGGTTGGTGTGGTAGCTACCGGCACGGCCAGTATCGGCGAGGTCAGCAAGTATTTCGGCTGGCCGCTGATCAACCATTTGAGCGGCAATGCCGCGTGGAAGGCGGACATCGGCATCCGTCGGCGCAATGCCGATGTGGTGGTCGAATCCGACCTGATTGGCATCAGTTCACCGCTGCCCGACCCCTTGAACAAGAACGCGACGATGCCGCTCGCCCTGCGCATTGAGCGGACGGCGCCGGATGCCCAGCGCGAGCAATACCGGATCACGCTCGGCAAGGTGGCCCAGGGCTTGATCGTGCGCAAGGGCGAGAGCTGGGAGCGCGGCGTCTTTGCTGTTGGCGATGCCGAGCCGCGTTTGCCGGACAAGGGCTTGGCGGTGCGCGTGGCGACGTCGCGCATCGATGCCGATGCCTGGAAGAATTTCCTGCCCGAGGGGGCGGCCGGCGGTGCCGATGGTGGCGGTCTGGCGCTCAATATCGTGACGCTGAAAACGCCACAATTGCACCTCTTTGACCGCGATTACAACCAGGTTGATGTCAGCCTGCGACCACGTGATGGCGGCTGGCAGATCGGCCTGAATACCCGCGAGGCAGTTGGTGAGGTGTTCTGGAAGAGCGCCGGCGAGGGCTGGGTTGAGGGCAACTTCAAGCGCCTCGTGGTGCGGCCGGCGGCGGAGGCAGCCGAAGGCGCCTCGTCGCTGATCAATACGTTGCCCGGGATGAGCCTGACGGTCGATGATTTCTACCTCGGCGAGAAGGCGCTGGGCCGGCTCGAACTGAAGGCGCGCAACGACAAGGGGGCGTGGCACCTCGATACGCTGAGCCTTGAGAACCCGGATGGTGGTTTGAAGGGCAAGGGGGTGTGGGTCAATGCCGGGCGTCATCAAACGCGGCTGGATTTTGAATTGAACGCCAAGGATGCCGGCAAATTGCTCGACCGCCTTGGCTACGCCGATACGATGCGCCGCGGCAAGGCAAAAATGACTGGTGACCTGCAATGGAACGGGCCGCTGACCGGCATTCACTACCCGTCGCTGACCGGACAACTCAATGTCGAGGCCGAAAAAGGCCAGTTCAACAAGCTCGAACCGGGCGTCGGCAAGCTGCTCGGGCTGATTTCGCTGCAATCGCTGCCGCGCCGACTGACCCTGGATTTTCGCGATATTTTCAGTGACGGACTGGCTTTCGACAGCATCGACAGCAAGCTGTCGATTCGCAAGGGCATCATGCGCACCATCGAGCCGCTGCGTATCTCCGGGCCATCGGCGCAGATCGAAATGCAGGGCGAAACCGATCTCAAGGCTGAAACGCAGGATTTGCAGGTGGTCGTCCGTCCGGAACTGGGCGGGCTGGCAGCCGTCGGCGCGGCGGCGCTGGTCAATCCAGTGGTGGGGGCAGCGGCGCTGGTCGCCAACACGGTGCTGCGAAAACCGCTCAACCGCCTGTTCAGCTACCGCTATCATGTGACCGGCACCTGGGCCGATCCGAAGGTCGACAAGGCCGGGGAGTCGACACCCGAGGCCAAGCCTGAAGCAACGTTGGAAGAGGACAGCAACCCCATGGAGAGCAAGCCTTGA
- the tldD gene encoding metalloprotease TldD: MTQNSALAQAESLLLAPFSLTEGDLSRTFGQILTHQVDYADLYFQYSRSEAWSLDEGIVKSGSFNIDQGVGVRAISGEKTAFAYSDDISSQALGDAANAVRAIAATGQNSNFGQFFPSTVARSLYVPNDPIASLPAEAKVKLLERLEGFARALDPRVLQVMASLAGEYEVVLVAGSDGRLAADIRPLVRCSISVIIEENGKREQGSSGGGGRFDFGYFDDEVLQRYAKEAVHQAVTNLHADPAPAGQMTVVLGAGWPGILLHEAVGHGLEGDFNRKGSSAFSGRVGQRVAAEGVTVIDDGTIVDRRGSLNIDDEGNTTQRTVLIEDGILKGYLQDSLNARLMGVAPTGNGRRESFAHLPIPRMTNTMMLAGKHDPAEIIKSVKKGIYAANFGGGQVDITSGKFVFSMSEAYLIEDGKVTRPIKGATLIGNGPDALTRVSMIGNDLKLDPGVGTCGKDGQSVPVGVGQPTLRIDGLTVGGTA; encoded by the coding sequence ATGACTCAAAACAGCGCGTTGGCCCAGGCCGAATCCCTGCTGCTGGCCCCCTTCTCGCTCACCGAAGGAGACCTGTCGCGAACCTTCGGCCAGATCCTGACGCATCAGGTCGATTACGCCGATCTCTATTTCCAGTACTCGCGCTCCGAGGCGTGGAGTCTCGACGAAGGCATCGTCAAGTCGGGCAGCTTCAACATCGACCAGGGCGTCGGCGTGCGCGCCATCTCGGGCGAGAAAACGGCCTTTGCCTATTCCGACGATATCAGTTCGCAGGCGCTCGGCGATGCCGCCAACGCCGTGCGGGCGATTGCCGCGACCGGGCAGAATTCCAATTTTGGCCAATTTTTCCCGTCGACCGTGGCAAGGTCGCTGTACGTCCCGAACGACCCGATTGCCTCCCTGCCGGCCGAAGCCAAGGTCAAGTTGCTCGAACGCCTTGAAGGCTTTGCCCGGGCGCTCGATCCGCGCGTCCTGCAAGTCATGGCCTCGCTCGCCGGCGAATACGAAGTGGTCCTCGTCGCCGGCTCCGATGGCCGTCTGGCCGCCGACATCCGGCCGCTGGTGCGCTGCTCGATCTCGGTCATCATCGAAGAAAACGGCAAGCGCGAGCAGGGCTCGTCGGGCGGCGGCGGCCGGTTCGATTTCGGCTATTTCGACGACGAAGTCCTCCAGCGCTACGCCAAGGAAGCCGTCCATCAGGCCGTCACCAACCTCCACGCCGATCCGGCCCCGGCCGGCCAGATGACCGTCGTACTCGGTGCCGGCTGGCCCGGCATCCTGTTGCATGAAGCCGTCGGCCACGGGCTCGAAGGCGACTTCAACCGCAAGGGCAGTTCGGCCTTCTCCGGCCGGGTTGGCCAGCGCGTTGCCGCCGAGGGCGTCACCGTCATCGACGACGGCACGATTGTCGACCGCCGCGGTTCGCTCAACATCGACGACGAAGGCAACACGACGCAGCGCACCGTGCTGATCGAGGACGGCATCCTCAAGGGCTATCTGCAGGACAGCCTGAACGCCCGCCTCATGGGTGTCGCCCCGACCGGCAACGGCCGGCGCGAATCCTTCGCCCACCTGCCCATTCCGCGCATGACCAACACCATGATGCTGGCCGGCAAGCACGATCCGGCGGAAATCATCAAGTCGGTCAAGAAGGGCATCTACGCCGCCAATTTCGGCGGTGGTCAGGTCGATATCACGAGCGGCAAGTTTGTCTTTTCGATGAGCGAGGCCTACCTCATCGAAGACGGCAAGGTGACCCGCCCGATCAAGGGCGCGACGCTGATCGGCAACGGCCCGGACGCGCTGACCCGCGTTTCGATGATCGGCAATGACCTCAAACTCGACCCCGGTGTCGGCACCTGCGGCAAGGATGGACAGAGCGTTCCGGTCGGTGTCGGACAACCCACTTTGCGTATTGATGGACTGACGGTGGGTGGAACGGCATAA
- the glnE gene encoding bifunctional [glutamate--ammonia ligase]-adenylyl-L-tyrosine phosphorylase/[glutamate--ammonia-ligase] adenylyltransferase — protein MDTTLDPRWQAAVHHSRYLANLLQAHPELIPELHTTWLQPLSEAMLLAPLQQEFVDDDAVKSALRRLRHRAMAHLALRDLGGLAPLAEIVECMTLLADVTTNFALEHYHRQLVASYGEPLDKTGQPQRLLIIGMGKLGGRELNVSSDVDYIFIYPEDGDTAGPKSIENFDFFTRLGKRIIGALGDLTADGQVFRVDMRLRPNGDSGPLVCSLDALENYFITQGREWERYAWIKGRTMNAGENLQPNWVTAMQKVARPFVFRKYLDFGAINAMRDLHAQISREVARKDMADHVKLGPGGIREIEFMAQVFQLIRGGRDPALQIRPTLSVLKLLVDRKLIPAETENELREAYVFLRRLEHRLQYVEDKQTHMLPIDAENRQNIAVSMDFPDWPAMLAVLDSHREKVSQHFGAIFSDPEAGEHPLTGLWQGQLDEDTAIEAFGNLGYRHPKEAIARLAELRAASRYLQLPATNRARLDAVGPRLIEAAGATPAPDTTLARGLNFLEGIARRGAYLALLQQYPMALRRVADMICASNWAADYLNRHPLLLDELLDPRLYEIATNWAGFREILRDNLAQHIDDTEREMDILREMHHGQVFRLLAQDLAGLQTIERLSDHLTELADTIVQETLPLVWAKIRNRHCATPKFAVIGYGKMGGKELGYASDLDLVYLYDDDDQDAPENYARLGQRLNSWLSSQTPAGILFETDLRLRPNGESGLLAVSVDSFRDYELKNAWTWEHQALTRARFCAGDPAVGQRFEEIRCEILRLPRDLAKLKEEVVAMRQKMVDAHGSKSDTLFGLKHDPGGIIDVEFIVQYLILGYSHLHASLTGNLGNIALLRMAGELGLIDPQQAEAAGNAYREYRRLQHAKRLSAFPKAPIPREEVEKHIAAVRRLWVAVFGN, from the coding sequence ATGGACACCACCCTCGATCCCCGCTGGCAAGCGGCTGTACACCACAGCCGTTACCTCGCCAATTTGCTGCAGGCGCACCCGGAACTGATTCCCGAACTGCACACCACCTGGCTGCAGCCACTCAGCGAAGCCATGCTGCTGGCGCCGCTGCAACAGGAATTTGTCGACGACGACGCCGTTAAATCTGCCCTGCGCCGCCTGCGCCACCGCGCCATGGCCCATCTTGCCCTGCGCGACTTGGGCGGACTGGCGCCGCTGGCCGAAATCGTCGAATGCATGACCCTGCTTGCCGACGTGACGACCAATTTCGCGCTTGAGCACTATCACCGCCAGCTCGTCGCCAGCTACGGCGAACCGCTCGACAAGACCGGTCAGCCGCAGCGCCTGCTGATCATCGGCATGGGCAAGCTGGGCGGGCGCGAACTCAATGTGTCGTCCGACGTCGACTACATTTTTATCTACCCGGAAGACGGCGACACGGCCGGCCCGAAGAGCATCGAGAACTTCGATTTCTTCACCCGTCTCGGCAAGCGCATCATCGGCGCGCTTGGCGATTTGACGGCTGACGGCCAGGTTTTCCGCGTCGACATGCGCCTGCGGCCGAATGGCGACTCCGGCCCGCTGGTCTGTTCGCTCGACGCGCTGGAAAATTACTTCATTACCCAGGGCCGCGAATGGGAGCGCTACGCCTGGATCAAGGGCCGCACCATGAATGCCGGCGAGAATCTGCAGCCGAACTGGGTGACGGCCATGCAGAAAGTCGCCCGGCCCTTCGTTTTCCGCAAATATCTCGACTTCGGCGCCATCAATGCCATGCGCGACCTGCACGCCCAGATCAGCCGCGAAGTGGCGCGCAAGGACATGGCCGACCACGTCAAGCTCGGCCCCGGTGGCATCCGCGAAATCGAGTTCATGGCCCAGGTATTCCAGCTCATCCGCGGTGGCCGCGACCCGGCGCTGCAGATCCGGCCGACGCTTTCCGTGCTCAAGCTGCTCGTCGACCGCAAGCTGATCCCGGCCGAAACCGAAAACGAGTTGCGCGAAGCCTACGTCTTCCTGCGTCGTCTCGAGCACCGGCTGCAATACGTCGAGGACAAGCAGACGCACATGCTGCCGATCGACGCCGAGAATCGGCAAAATATCGCCGTCAGCATGGATTTCCCGGACTGGCCGGCCATGTTGGCCGTGCTCGACAGTCACCGCGAAAAGGTCAGCCAGCATTTCGGCGCCATCTTCTCCGACCCGGAAGCCGGCGAGCACCCGCTGACCGGCCTGTGGCAAGGCCAGCTCGATGAGGACACGGCAATCGAAGCCTTCGGCAATCTCGGCTACCGCCACCCGAAGGAAGCCATCGCCCGCTTGGCCGAACTGCGCGCCGCCAGCCGTTACCTGCAACTGCCGGCGACCAACCGGGCCCGCCTCGACGCCGTTGGTCCGCGCCTGATCGAGGCGGCCGGCGCGACGCCCGCCCCCGATACAACACTGGCCCGCGGCCTCAACTTCCTCGAAGGCATCGCCCGCCGCGGTGCCTATCTGGCGCTGTTGCAGCAATACCCGATGGCGCTGCGCCGGGTCGCCGACATGATCTGCGCCTCGAACTGGGCGGCCGATTACCTGAACCGCCACCCGCTGCTCCTCGACGAACTGCTCGACCCGCGCCTCTATGAAATCGCCACCAACTGGGCCGGCTTTCGCGAAATCCTGCGCGACAACCTGGCCCAGCACATCGACGACACCGAGCGCGAAATGGACATCCTGCGCGAAATGCACCACGGCCAGGTGTTCCGGCTGCTGGCGCAGGATCTGGCCGGATTGCAGACCATCGAACGCCTGTCCGACCACCTGACCGAACTGGCCGACACCATTGTCCAGGAAACCCTGCCGCTGGTCTGGGCCAAGATCAGGAATCGCCATTGCGCCACACCGAAATTCGCCGTCATCGGTTACGGCAAGATGGGCGGCAAGGAGCTCGGCTACGCCTCCGACCTCGACCTCGTCTATCTCTATGACGACGACGATCAGGACGCCCCGGAAAACTACGCCCGGCTCGGTCAGCGCCTGAACTCCTGGCTGTCCAGCCAGACGCCGGCCGGCATCCTGTTCGAAACCGACCTGCGCCTGCGCCCGAATGGCGAATCCGGCCTGCTTGCCGTTTCGGTCGACTCCTTCCGCGACTACGAACTCAAAAATGCCTGGACCTGGGAGCATCAGGCCCTGACGCGGGCCCGCTTCTGCGCCGGCGACCCGGCCGTCGGCCAGCGTTTCGAGGAAATCCGTTGCGAAATCCTGCGCCTGCCGCGCGATCTGGCCAAGCTCAAGGAAGAAGTCGTCGCCATGCGCCAGAAAATGGTCGACGCGCACGGCTCGAAGAGCGACACACTGTTTGGCCTCAAGCACGATCCGGGCGGCATCATCGATGTCGAATTCATCGTCCAGTACCTGATCCTCGGCTATTCGCACCTGCACGCCAGCCTGACCGGCAATCTCGGCAACATCGCCCTGCTCCGCATGGCCGGAGAACTGGGCTTGATCGACCCGCAACAGGCCGAAGCGGCCGGCAACGCCTATCGCGAATACCGTCGACTGCAACACGCCAAGCGCCTGTCGGCCTTTCCCAAGGCGCCGATTCCGCGCGAGGAGGTGGAAAAGCACATCGCCGCCGTCCGCCGGCTGTGGGTGGCGGTTTTCGGTAATTGA
- the nhaD gene encoding sodium:proton antiporter NhaD: MLATIVVIFVVAYAAIALEHPLKVNKSASALIGAGLLWTVYALSLGDTHLLTEQLGESLTGTAQIVFFLMGAMTIVEVVDAHNGFEVITKRIRTTKLSSLMWLVGFVTFFLSAILDNLTTTIVMISLMRKLLAKHDDRLFFAGIIVIAANSGGAWSPIGDVTTTMLWIGGQITSLAIMKAVLLPALVSMIVPMGITAYVLRGREVVSPDLVESDHGLGTTEFERNLMFFMGLGILVAVPAFKTITHLPPFMGILFGLGLLWLVGDLVHRHKEDEFKVHFTLAHALSKIDMSSLVFFIGILLSVATLEHTHILTSLAQWLDETVGRQDVIVLIIGLVSAIVDNVPLVAASMGMYSLTNFPPDHFLWQFMAYCAGTGGSILIIGSAAGVAAMGLEKIHFFWYVKKISGLALVGYFAGAGIYLLQRNMLS; the protein is encoded by the coding sequence GCCATCGCGCTGGAACATCCGCTCAAGGTCAATAAATCGGCTTCGGCCTTGATTGGCGCCGGCTTGCTGTGGACGGTCTATGCCCTCTCGCTGGGTGATACGCACCTGCTGACGGAGCAACTGGGCGAGTCGCTGACCGGCACGGCCCAGATCGTGTTTTTCCTGATGGGCGCCATGACCATCGTCGAGGTCGTCGACGCGCATAACGGCTTCGAGGTCATCACCAAACGGATCAGGACGACCAAATTGTCGTCGCTGATGTGGCTGGTCGGCTTCGTCACCTTCTTCCTGAGCGCGATTCTCGACAACCTGACGACGACCATCGTGATGATCTCCCTCATGCGCAAGCTGCTGGCCAAGCACGATGACCGCCTTTTCTTCGCCGGGATCATCGTTATCGCAGCCAATTCCGGCGGTGCCTGGTCACCGATTGGCGACGTGACAACGACGATGCTGTGGATTGGCGGCCAGATCACCTCGCTGGCGATTATGAAGGCGGTGCTGTTGCCAGCCTTGGTCAGCATGATTGTGCCGATGGGAATTACCGCCTACGTATTGCGCGGGCGCGAGGTGGTCAGTCCGGATCTGGTCGAAAGCGACCATGGGCTAGGTACGACGGAGTTTGAGCGCAACCTGATGTTCTTCATGGGGCTCGGCATTCTGGTCGCCGTTCCCGCCTTCAAGACGATTACGCACCTGCCGCCATTCATGGGCATCCTGTTCGGTTTGGGGCTTCTCTGGCTGGTCGGCGATCTGGTCCATCGGCACAAGGAAGACGAATTCAAGGTCCATTTCACCCTGGCCCATGCCCTGAGCAAGATCGACATGAGTTCGCTCGTCTTTTTCATCGGCATTCTGCTTTCAGTCGCCACGCTGGAACATACGCATATCCTGACCTCCTTGGCCCAATGGCTGGACGAGACAGTCGGGCGGCAGGACGTCATCGTTCTGATCATCGGCCTGGTCAGCGCGATTGTCGACAACGTGCCCCTGGTTGCCGCCTCGATGGGCATGTACAGCCTGACGAACTTCCCGCCTGACCATTTCCTCTGGCAATTCATGGCCTACTGCGCCGGCACGGGCGGCTCCATCCTGATCATTGGCTCCGCCGCCGGTGTGGCCGCCATGGGCCTCGAAAAAATCCACTTCTTCTGGTACGTGAAGAAGATCAGCGGCTTGGCCCTGGTTGGCTATTTTGCCGGCGCCGGCATCTATCTTCTGCAGAGAAACATGCTTTCATAG
- a CDS encoding carbon-nitrogen hydrolase family protein has protein sequence MSKQNCRIAAVQMISGPRVADNLATAGRLIDEAVTQGAQLVVLPEYFPIIGAVDADRVRAREDFGAGPVQSWLAETAQRHGIWIFAGSIPLTASRSDRMRNASLVFNPAGECVARYDKIHLFGFKKGEESYDEASFIEPGDQPVAVDTPFGKVALSICYDLRFPELYRALAPVDLILVPAAFTETTGKAHWEILLRARAIENQCYLLAVGQGGRNENGRMTHGNSMIIDPWGEILDRKLKGPGVVIADLNHQRLAEIRESLPALAHRKL, from the coding sequence TTGAGCAAGCAGAATTGCCGTATCGCCGCCGTGCAGATGATTTCCGGGCCTCGCGTGGCCGACAATCTGGCGACGGCCGGCCGGCTGATCGACGAGGCTGTCACGCAGGGCGCCCAACTGGTCGTGCTGCCTGAATATTTTCCCATCATCGGTGCGGTCGATGCCGACCGCGTCCGGGCGCGCGAGGATTTTGGCGCCGGTCCTGTCCAGTCCTGGCTGGCCGAGACGGCGCAGCGCCACGGCATCTGGATTTTTGCCGGTTCGATCCCGTTGACCGCCAGCCGTTCGGACAGGATGCGCAATGCCAGCCTGGTCTTCAACCCGGCTGGCGAATGCGTCGCGCGTTACGACAAGATCCACCTGTTCGGCTTCAAGAAAGGCGAGGAGTCCTACGATGAGGCCAGCTTCATTGAGCCGGGCGACCAACCCGTCGCAGTCGACACGCCGTTCGGCAAGGTCGCCCTGTCGATCTGCTACGACCTGCGCTTTCCCGAGTTGTACCGGGCCTTGGCGCCGGTTGACCTGATCCTCGTGCCGGCCGCCTTCACCGAAACGACGGGCAAGGCGCACTGGGAAATTTTGCTGCGCGCCCGGGCCATCGAGAACCAGTGTTATCTTCTCGCTGTCGGACAGGGCGGGCGCAATGAAAATGGTCGCATGACGCACGGTAACAGCATGATCATCGACCCGTGGGGCGAGATTCTCGACCGCAAATTGAAGGGGCCGGGCGTCGTTATCGCCGACCTCAATCACCAGCGACTTGCCGAAATTCGCGAGAGCCTGCCGGCGCTTGCCCACCGTAAACTTTAA